One Hordeum vulgare subsp. vulgare chromosome 4H, MorexV3_pseudomolecules_assembly, whole genome shotgun sequence DNA window includes the following coding sequences:
- the LOC123446542 gene encoding uncharacterized protein LOC123446542, which produces MCQRRGADRPVELLAQLSKTSPSAAARAGRCSPRLALDEEAPVSAFMAHAPIAEGRCIPSPKLAAEAPTTTVSCAGVGDGRRGESGCAGSAGSAGGAGSTSSWTS; this is translated from the coding sequence ATGTGCCAGCGGCGGGGCGCCGATAGGCCAGTGGAGCTGCTCGCCCAGTTGTCGAAGACGTCCCCGAGCGCAGCAGCCCGCGCGGGGAGGTGCAGCCCGAGGCTAGCGCTCGACGAAGAAGCACCGGTGTCCGCGTTCATGGCGCATGCACCAATCGCCGAGGGCAGGTGCATCCCCAGCCCGAAGCTTGCTGCAGAAGCCCCAACGACCACTGTCTCGTGCGCCGGAGTCGGTGATGGAAGGCGCGGCGAGTCCGGCTGTGCGGGCTCCGCGGGCAGCGCCGGTGGCGCGGGCTCGACCTCCTCCTGGACCTCGTAG
- the LOC123446541 gene encoding uncharacterized protein LOC123446541, translated as MWWWRRCKFRLNGVDVHCSVHRFEYFARVQVRSSRSGKNPGRERRRRRRRFTRSTGRPSTVATTGAMPKTWCTAAETVPAATEPAKITGVAVVAAKSANTMATATALSTSTAVTNEVHEEG; from the coding sequence ATGTGGTGGTGGAGGCGCTGCAAGTTCCGGCTCAACGGCGTCGACGTCCATTGCTCCGTCCACAGGTTCGAGTACTTCGCCCGCGTACAGGTTCGGAGCAGCCGGTCCGGCAAGAATCCAGGCCGGgagcggcgccggcgccggcgccggttcACGCGAAGCACCGGAAGGCCCAGCACCGTGGCGACCACGGGCGCCATGCCTAAGACGTGGTGCACGGCGGCGGAAACCGTTCCGGCGGCCACCGAACCGGCGAAGATCACGGGCGTGGCGGTTGTGGCGGCGAAGTCCGCCAACAccatggcgacggcgacggctctGTCGACGTCGACCGCCGTCACGAACGAGGTGCATGAAGAAGGATAG
- the LOC123446544 gene encoding uncharacterized protein LOC123446544: protein MCQRRGADRPVELLAQLSKTSPSAAARAGRCSPRLALDEEAPVSAFMAHAPIAEGRCIPSPKLAAEAPTTTVSCAGVGDGRRGESGCAGSAGSAGGAGSTSSWTS, encoded by the coding sequence ATGTGCCAGCGGCGGGGCGCCGATAGGCCAGTGGAGCTGCTCGCCCAGTTGTCGAAGACGTCCCCGAGCGCAGCAGCCCGCGCGGGGAGGTGCAGCCCGAGGCTAGCGCTCGACGAAGAAGCACCAGTGTCCGCGTTCATGGCGCATGCACCAATCGCCGAGGGCAGGTGCATCCCCAGCCCGAAGCTTGCTGCAGAAGCCCCAACGACCACTGTCTCGTGCGCCGGAGTCGGTGATGGAAGGCGCGGCGAGTCCGGCTGTGCGGGCTCCGCGGGCAGCGCCGGTGGCGCGGGCTCGACCTCCTCCTGGACCTCGTAG
- the LOC123446546 gene encoding uncharacterized protein LOC123446546, with protein MWWWRRCKFRLNGVDVHCSVHRFEYFVRVQVRSSRSGKNPGRERRRRRRRFTRSTGRPSTVATTGAMPKTWCTAAETVPAATEPAKITGVAVVAAKSANTMATATALSTSTAVTNEVHEEG; from the coding sequence ATGTGGTGGTGGAGGCGCTGCAAGTTCCGGCTCAACGGCGTCGACGTCCATTGCTCCGTCCACAGGTTCGAGTACTTCGTCCGCGTACAGGTTCGGAGCAGCCGGTCCGGCAAGAATCCAGGCCGGgagcggcgccggcgccggcgtcggtTCACGCGAAGCACCGGAAGGCCCAGCACCGTGGCGACCACGGGCGCCATGCCTAAGACGTGGTGCACGGCGGCGGAAACCGTTCCGGCGGCCACCGAACCGGCGAAGATCACGGGCGTGGCGGTTGTGGCGGCGAAGTCCGCCAACAccatggcgacggcgacggctctGTCGACGTCGACCGCCGTCACGAACGAGGTGCATGAAGAAGGATAG
- the LOC123446548 gene encoding uncharacterized protein LOC123446548, whose translation MAGRLVSMLRWPPDLGGLPSQLAALLPSPTSYASLHWDWRPEQLGVAIGRWPDLVPDLPLVADAVLWGVVTAVESVALISMMCCFFLFCGCTL comes from the coding sequence ATGGCCGGAAGGCTGGTCTCCATGCTCCGGTGGCCGCCAGACCTCGGGGGCCTGCCCAGCCAGCTGGCCGCCCTGCTGCCGTCGCCGACGTCATACGCGTCCCTCCACTGGGACTGGCGGCCGGAGCAGCTCGGCGTGGCTATTGGGCGGTGGCCCGATCTCGTGCCGGACTTGCCTCTCGTCGCGGACGCCGTGCTCTGGGGCGTCGTCACGGCCGTCGAGTCCGTCGCGCTCATCTCCATGATGTgctgcttcttcctcttctgcgGCTGCACGCTGTGA